From the genome of Bifidobacteriaceae bacterium:
TTCCGGCTCGCCGGAAACAGGTACCGTCCCCATTTCTGGCCGATCCTCCGCCTCCGCCCTGCCCGTCATCCCAATCCCGGTTGCCCGCCTGGCGAGATCGTGCTGACGCCCTCGGGCGCGGCGGCGGCCGCGCGATAGCATTCAGCCAAAGCCCCTACTCAAGACCGGCAGGCATCACAATGGCAAGACCTCCAAGAATCCCATCTGAGTCCGGCATCTATCACGCGATGGTCCGCGGAGTGGACAGGATGCCCATCTTCAAGGACGCCGACGATTACCGTCGTTATCTCCGACTTGCGGCCGAGGCCGGGGATTGCGCTGGAGTGCGCGTGCTCGCCTACGCGCTGATGCCCAACCACGCCCACTTCTTGATCGAGGCCGAGTCGGAGCAACTCAGCAGCTTCTTCCGTCGGCTGGGGGTACGCCACGTCGGCTATTTCAACCGCCGCCACAAGCGGGTTGGACACCTCTTTCAAGATCGCTTCAAGAGCAAGCCCGTTGAGGACGAAGCGTATTTCGGCGTGGCGGTGACCTATATCCATCTCAACCCGGTCTCCGGCGGTTTGGCCAAGGAACCGGCCGATTACCGCTGGAGTTCGCGCCGGGCCTGGACCAGCCCAGACGGCCTGACGGACACGGCCCGTTTGGCGCAGTTGGCCGATCTTGGCGCTCTCAGGCAACAAGAGGAGGATGCCCTTCGGGCGCCCCCCTCCCTGGCCGAGCCGTTTCCCCGCCGCAAGGGCGGCCGCCCGCGGAAGGGCGGCGCCGACGGGCGGAAATAGGTACCGTCCCCGTTTTTACGCGGGGGTGAACCAGACGGCGCCTAGTGGGGGGACGCGGATCGACGCCGAATACGGGCGGCCGTGCCATTCCAGGTCCTCCGCCTCGATCGCGCCCAGGTTGCCCACGCCGGAGCCGCCGTAGGCGGTCGCGTCCGTGTTGAGGATCTCCTGCCACCGGCCGCCCAGCGGCAACGCCAACCGGTAGCCCTC
Proteins encoded in this window:
- a CDS encoding transposase produces the protein MVRGVDRMPIFKDADDYRRYLRLAAEAGDCAGVRVLAYALMPNHAHFLIEAESEQLSSFFRRLGVRHVGYFNRRHKRVGHLFQDRFKSKPVEDEAYFGVAVTYIHLNPVSGGLAKEPADYRWSSRRAWTSPDGLTDTARLAQLADLGALRQQEEDALRAPPSLAEPFPRRKGGRPRKGGADGRK